The DNA region GCGCCTGGTACAGGGCGAACAGGGGCTCTCCGCGTTCGCCACCATCCTCGACAGCCCCAACGAACTGACGGCACCGGCACGCCTCCGACTCCTCGCCATCGCCTCGAACGCGTGGCGCGGGGACGACGACGGGCTCCAGGCCGCGGTCGACGCCCGCACCGCAGCCTGGGCGAAGCAGACCACCGAGGTCGGGATCGTCGACTCGAGCAGCCTGACCCTGCTCGGCGACCGCTCCTCGCTTCCGGTGTCCATCCGCAACAGCTCCGACTACCCGGTGACGGTGCACCTGGCCGTCCAGCCGTCGAACTCCGCCCTCCGGATCGTCCGCAACGACATCGTGGTCGAGATCCAGCCGGACTCCTCGACCCGAGCGACCGTCCCCGTGCAGTCCGTCGCGAACGGCAAGGTCGAGCTGACCATGTCCCTGTCGAGCCCGACCGGCGTCGCCATCGCGCAGCCGGCCACCGTCGAGCTCAACGTCCAGGCGCAGTGGGAGACGGTCATCACCGCCGCCGCAGCGGTCGCCCTGATCGCGATCTTCGGCTTCGGCATCTTCCGCAGCATCCGGAAGCGCATCCGTCGTCGCAACGGCGAACTCGACGACGAGGACGACGACGACCCCAACCGCCCGCTCGCCGTGCAGCCGGGTGCGCCCGGTGCGTCCGCCTCGCCCGCGGGATCGGTCGCCGGACCGGAAGGCCCGGATCACCGCGCCGAGGCACCCACCGCGTTCGCCGTGGCCGGCTCCGGAACGGCCGCTGTCGCGGCTCCTGGTGGCGACCGCCTGCAGGACGCGATCGCCCGTGCCGGGGCCGAACCGGGCCTCCCGTCCGACGCCCGTACCAGCCGTGTCGCGGACGCCCGCGACCCTGAGGAGCCGACCATCAGCGCCACCCAGCCCCAGCCCGACGTCGACGCGGAACCGGTCGCGGAGCGCAGCCTGGGGCGTGCGAGTGCGATGCTCGCGGCGGGGACGATGGTGAGCCGCATCCTGGGCTTCGCGAAGACCTTCGTGCTCGCCTACGCCATCGGGCAGAACAAGAGCCCCTCGGCGAACGCGTTCGCGGTCGCGAACCAGCTGCCGAACAACATCTACGCGCTCATCGCGGGCGGCCTGCTGTCGGCCGTGCTCATCCCACAGATCGTCCGCGCCATGAAGAACGGCACGGACGGTGGGCAGGCGTACGTCAACAAGATCGTGACGCTCGGCGGTTCGGTCTTCATCGTCATCACGATCGTCGCGACGGCACTGGCACCGCTCCTGGTCCGCCTGTACACGACGTCCTCGGACACCCGGGGTCCTGCTGCGACCGACCTCGCAATCGCCTTCGCGTTCTGGTGCCTGCCGCAGATCCTCTTCTACGCGATGTACTCGCTGCTCGGTGAGGTCCTCAACGCCAAGCAGGTGTTCGGTCCGTTCACCTGGGCACCGCTGCTCAACAACGTCATCGCGATCGCCGGGCTCGTGGTGTTCATCGCCCTGTACGGCACGAGCGGCAGCGCCCTCGACGATTGGACGCCGGCGAAGATCGCACTCCTCGCCGGCAGCGCCTCGTTCGGCGTGTTCGCCCAGGCGGCGTTCCTCCCGCTGTTCTGGCGGCGAGCAGGGCTGTCGTTCCGACCGGACTTCCGGTGGCGCGGCGTCGGCCTGAAGTCCACGGGTACTGCTGCCGGCTGGCTCTTCGCGATGATCCTGGTGACCCAGGTCGCCGGCATCGTGCAGTCAGCTGTCGCGTGGAAGGGTCAGGGTGACGGACCCGGCAACGCAGTGCTCGGCAATGCGTGGCTCATCTTCATGCTGCCGCACTCGATCATCACGGTGTCCATCGCGACGGCGTACTTCACCCGGATGAGCCACGATGCTGCACGCGGCGACCTGGCATCGGTCCGACGGAACCTGTCGCTGTCCCTGCGCATCGTCGGGCTCTTCACGGTCTTCGCGTCGGTGGCGTTGGTCGTCGTCGCGGTGCCGTTCGGCCGGCTGTACGAGGGCACGTTCGAGAGCGCCCTACAGGTCGGTGCCGTCCTGGTCGCCTACATGCCGGGCCTGGTGCTGTTCAGCATGTTGTTCATCATCCAGCGCGTGTTCTGGGCCATGCACGACCACCGGACGCCGTTCCTGATGCAGTGCATCCAGTCCGTCCTGTTCGTCATCGGTGCCCTCGCGGTGTCGACGTTCCCGACCTCCGTGATCGGCATCGGTGTGGCCGCGTGCACGACCCTCGCCGGGACCGCGCAGACGATCGTCGCCCTCGTCCTGGTGCGCCGCAAGCTCGGCAGCATCGAGGGACCGGTCGTGACCCGCTCGCACGTGCAGTTCGTCATCGCGGCGCTGATCGCCGGCGTGGTCGGCCTGCTGGTCGCGAACTTCTTCGGGGCGTTCTCCGCAGCCGGGTTCGCGATGTCCGACCGCACCGGGGCGCTCATCACCATCGTCCTGACTGGCGCCGTCATGGTCCTCGTGTACTTCGGGGCGCTCGTCGTCGCGAAGAACGGCGAGATCAAGAACGCCGTCGGCATGGTGAAGAGCAAGCTCGGTCGCTGACCGCACGCTTCCCGGACGTCGCGGAATGCCGCGCCGGTACGATGTGTTGACCCGGTCAGCACGCAACGGAAGGGCAGTCAGGCATGCGCCAGCTCATCATCATCGGTTCCGGTCCGGCCGGGTTCACCGCCGGCATCTACGCCGCGCGCGCAGAGCTCAAGCCGCTCATCGTCGCGTCCAGCGTCGAGACGGGCGGGGAACTCACCAAGACGACCGAGGTCGAGAACTTCCCGGGCTTCCCCGAGGGGATCCAGGGCCCCGACCTCATGATCAAGATGCAGGAACAGGCCGAGAAGTTCGGCGCCGAGGTCCTGTACGACGACGCCGTCTCCGTCGACCTCACCGGCGACGTGAAGAAGGTCACCGTCGGCTCCGGCGAGACGTACGAAGCCCTCGCGGTCATCTACGCGACCGGTTCGGCCTACCGCCACCTCGGCATCGCCGACGAAGAGCGCCTCTCGGGCCACGGTGTCTCGTGGTGCGCGACCTGCGACGGCTTCTTCTTCCGCCAGAAGAACATCGCCGTGGTCGGCGGTGGCGACTCCGCGATGGAAGAAGCAACGTTCCTCACCCGTTTTGCCGACAAAGTCACCGTGATCCACCGCAAGGACACCCTCCGTGCGTCGAAGATCATGCAGGACCGTGCCCACAACGACCCGAAGATCGAGTTCGCGTGGAACAAGGAGGTCATCGGCATCCAGGGTGACTCCGCAGTGACCGGCGTGACCCTCAAGGACACCGTGGACGGCACCGAGAGCGAACTCGCCCTCGACGGCCTGTTCATCGCGATCGGCAACGACCCCCGCGTGCACCTCGTGCACGGTCAGCTCGAGCTCGCTCCCGAGGGCACCATCGCCGTCGAGGGGCGCACGTCCAAGGCCGTCGGCGTTCCCGGGGTCTTCGTCGCCGGCGACGTGCTCGACCACACCTACCGCCAGGCCATCACGGCCGCCGGTTCCGGTGCCGTCGCCGCGCTCGACGCCGAGAAGTACCTCGCCGACCTCGAGGACACGCTGACCGACGCTGCTGCGGGCGAGACCCCGGTCGAACCGGTCACCATCTCCGCCTGACCCGTACGGCCCCGGAATGCCGGGGGCCCGTCCGCGGTTCCACACCCAGTACCGACTTCTCACGAAAGGACACCCATGTCCAACGCAAAGGCTGTCACCGACGCCACCTTCTCGGACGAGGTCCTCAAGTCCGACAAGACGATCCTCGTCGACTTCTGGGCCGAGTGGTGCGGCCCGTGTCGCGCCGTCTCGCCGATCCTCGACCAGATCGCCGAAGAGCACGCCGGCAAGATCGAGATCGTGAAGCTCAACGTGGACGACAACCCCCAGGCGGCCATGAACTACCAGATCACCTCGATCCCGGCGATGAAGGTCTTCAAGGGCGGCGAGGTCGTCAAGACCGTCATCGGCGCCAAGCCGAAGCCCGCGCTCGAGGCCGACCTCGCCGAGTTCCTCGCGTAGGTCGCACCAGCACCACCGAACGCCCCGTCCTCGTCCTGCTCAGCAGGCGCCGGCGGGGCGTTCGCATGCCACCCGTTGCGGATCGGCCCCCGCCGCGGAGCCCGGGTTTCCGGGGTCGATGTCGTAGTGTGGCGGGAATGTCTCACTGATCGGAGCACGGTATGACGAACGGCAACAGCCTCGACCCCTGGTACGACTCCTACGCCCAGCGCACCGCCGGGCTGAGCGCCTCCGAGGTCCGAGCCCTGTTCGCCGTCGCCTCGCGCCCCGAGGTGGTCTCGCTGGCCGGCGGCATGCCGTTCGTCTCCGCGCTGCCGAGAGAGCTCGTCACGGGCTCCCTGGACCGCGTCATGAACGAGCACGCGGCCATGGCGCTGCAGTACGGCGGCGGACAGGGTCTGCGGTCCCTCCGTGAGCACATCGTGGACGTCATGAGCCTCGAGGGCATCCGTGCCAGTGCCGAGGACGTCGTCGTGACGACGGGCTCGCAGCACGCCCTCGACCTCGTCACGCGGCTGTTCATCGATCCGGGCGACGTCGTCCTCGCCGAGTCCCCGTCCTACGTCGGTGCGATCGGTGTGTTCCGGTCGTACCAGGCCGAGACCGTCCACGTGACGACCGACGAGCTCGGTCTGGTTCCCGAGGCGCTGCGTGAGGCGATCGCGAACCTCCGCACGCAGGGCAAGCGGATCAAGTTCCTCTACACGATCCCGAACTTCCACAACCCGGCCGGCGTCACCATGAGCCGGGAGCGCCGCATCGAGGTGCTCGACATCTGCCGGTCCAACAACATCCTGGTGCTCGAGGACAACCCCTACGGTCTGCTCTGGTTCGACGAGCCGGCACCACAGGCGATCCGCTCCATCGACGAAGAGGGCGTCGTGTACCTGGGGTCCTTCTCGAAGACCCTCGCACCCGGTTTCCGGGTCGGCTGGGCGCTCGCACCGCACGCCATCCGCGAGAAGCTCGTGCTCGCCAATGAGTCCGCCGTCCTCGCCCCGAACTCCTTCGGGCAGTACGTCGTGAACGCGTACCTGGACGCCGCGGACTGGAAGGGTCAGGTCGACACCTTCCGCGGCATCTACGCAGAGCGCCGTGACGCCATGCTGTCCGCACTGGGGGAGTTCCTGCCGGATCTGTCCTGGACGAAGCCGAACGGCGGCTTCTTCGTCTGGCTGACGCTCCCCGAGTCCCTCGACTCGAAGGGCATGCTGCCGCGCGCCGTGAAGGAGCTCGTCGCCTACACGCCGGGGACGGCCTTCTACGCGGACGGTCGTGGCGGCGGGCACATCCGTCTGTCGTTCTGCTACCCCACTCCCGAGCAGATCCGCGTCGGCGTGAAGCGGCTCGCCAACGTCGTCAACGACGAACTCGAGCTGATCGAGACGTTCGGTCCGACGACTCGGCCGAACACTGTCGTCCGCGAGACGTCCTCGGTCAGCGCTCCGCCGCCGAACATCTCCTGATCAGCGCTTTTCTGCGGTGCGTGGCCCACCAGCACCGTCGTTCCACACCGGAGGATCCCCATGGCTGAGCTCACTCGTCGTCACGTCGTCGTCGTCGCCGGAGGGATCTCGCACGAACGTGACGTCTCCCTGCGCTCCGGTCGGCGGGTCGCCGACTCGCTGACCGGGTACGGGTGGCAGGTCGATCTCCGCGACGCCGACGCGCTGCTGCTGCCGGCTCTCGCCGAGTCCCGCCCGGATGTCGTGTGGCCGGCTCTTCACGGCGCCTCCGGTGAAGACGGGGCCCTGCGGGGCATCCTGGAGGCGGTGGACATCCCGTTCGTCGGCTCACGTTCCACGTCGGCCCGGTTGGCATGGGACAAGCCCACGGCGTCAGCGCTGGTCGCGCGGGCAGGCGTCCGCACCCCTCGATCCGTCACGCTGTCCCACGACGTGTTCCGCGAGCTCGGCGCCGTCGGGGTGCTCAAGGCCATCGCGGGGGAGCACCCGGTCCCGCTCGCCGTGAAGCCGGCACGCGGCGGCAGCGCGCAGGGCGTGACACTCGTCGATGACGTCAACGACCTGCCGCGTGCCATGGTCACGGCCTACACGTACTGCGACGACGTCGTGGTCGAGCAGCTCATCCGCGGTACCGAGGTCGCGGTCGGGATCATCGACACGGGTGACGGGCCGGTGGCGCTCTCCGCCGTCGAGATCGTCCCGCGAAACGGCATCTACGGCTTCGAGGCGCGGTACAACGCCGGGGAGACGACGTTCTACACCCCCGCCCGACTGTCTGACGAGTTCGCGACCGCTGCAGCCGATGCCGCCGTCGCGGCGCACGCAGCCCTTGGCCTCCGCCATCTGTCCCGTGTGGACCTCATCATCGACGGCGCTGGTACGCCGTGGTTCCTCGAAGCCAACGTGCTCCCGGGTCTGACCGAGACCTCCCTGCTGCCGCAGGCACTCTCCGCATCCGGTTTCGATCTCGGGTGGACGTACGCAGAGCTCGCCGAACAGGCGATCCGCGACCACCACGCCTGATCCGCGAGTTCGACGTTCCACGTGGAACATCGGAGTGCGCGAGAGTCGATGTTCCACGTGGAACGTCGGCACTCGCGGTTCGCTGCTGAGAGCTGATCCGCTCTGAGCAGCATCGGATGCGTCTGGTCATCTCCCGGGGCACGGTGGACGCATGACCGATTCACCACCGCCCGCAGCCTTTACGATCGAGTACCGGCGTGCCCTCTTCGACCATCGCGTGCTCGTACTCGACGGCGCCCTCGACGACGACAACGGCACCGTCCTCATGACGCAGTTGGTACAGCTCGCGACGGCGGACCCCTGGAGCGACATCGCGCTCTGGATCCATTCGCCCGGAGGCTCGGTCCCGGCGATGCTCGCACTCCGGGACCTCATGCGGGTGATCCCCAACGACGTCAGCACGCTCGCATTCGGGATCGCCTGCAGCGCGGGCCAGTTCCTGCTGTCCTCCGGTACTCCCGGCAAGCGACGAGCACTGCCGCACAGCCGGATCCTCATGCACCAGGGGTCCGCAGGGATCGGGGGGAGTGCAGTGGACGTGGCGCTGCAGGCAGACCACCTCCGTGACACCCGCGACACCGTGCTCGGACTCATCGCAGCGGACACCGGTCAGACGGTCGACCGCATCTTCGAGGACTCGCTGCACGACCACTGGTACTCCGCGCAGGAGGCCCTCGACTACGGTTTCGTCGACGTGATCGTCGACGACTTCTCGGTGATCCGGCCTCAGCAGCCCCGCTCCACCGTGACCGGCTTCGGCGGCCCTGCGGTCGGGGAGGGAGACCGTTGAGCGCGTACACGATCCCGAACGTCATCGCGCGGGACGCTCGCGGCGACCGGGTCCTGGACGTCTACTCGCACCTGCTCACCGAGCGCATCATCTACATCGCTACCGCGATCGATGCTGGCGTCGCCAACGCCCTCATCGCGCAACTCCTCTTCCTCGAGTCGGACAACCCGGACTCGGACGTCCAGCTCTACGTCAACTGCGACGGCGGCGACCCGAGTGCCATGCTCGCCGTCTACGACACCATGCGGTTCATCCGCCCCGCCGTCGCAACCACCTGTGTGGGGCAAGCGATCGGTGTCGGAGCCGTCCTGCTCGCCGCGGGCGCAGCAGGAAAGCGGTCGGCCCTGCCGCATGCTCGGGTCGTGCTCCACCAACCCGCGGCGCAGGGACAGGGGGCCATTCCCGAGCTCATCCTGCAGGCCGACGAGGTCGTCCGGATCCGGGCCGAGATCGAGCACCTGCTCACCGAGCACAGCGGCCAGAGTGTCGAGCGACTCCGGGCCGACACGGATCACGATCGCGTCTTCACCGCCCGTCAGGCCCAGCAGTACGGGCTCGTGGACCACGTGATCACTCGACGCTGACGGACGGCGCTGCCCGACGAAGCCTCAGGCTGCGAGGACGAAACTGCTCCGCAATTGTTCGCCACCAGTACCTGCGGAACGTGCTCGCTCGCGGAGCTGTTCTGCTGCGGCTGCCGTCAGGTCCAGCAAGGAACTCTCGAGCGCGCCGGCCACTGCTGCCAGCATCTCGCTCGACGGCTCCTTCCGCCCGCGTTCCATCTCCGACAAGTACTGCGGTGACACCCCTGCGCGACGAGCGACGTCGTGCAGGGTGTCCCCGCGGTCGCGGCGACGAGCGCGGAGTTCTCGACCGACGACGTCACGCCAGAGCGGCTCGGGATTGCGAGATCTCATGGTGCGAGCTTGGCAGTGTTCCACGTGGAACGTTCGGCTTTCGCGTTCGCTGCTCGTGAACTCCAAGCAGCTGAACGGCTCCGCGCCCCGTATCGGGCCGAATGCTCCCTCGCAGCTCCAGACACCCGCTCCGGGGCTGCGAAGCCCGCTACGGTCCGCACAGTGCCATTGGGGGGCCGTCAGGACGAAACGTCGCTGATCCCGAGCTCCGAAAGGATCCGATTCAGGTCGTCGCCGTTCGCGAAGTCGATGGTCACGGAGCTCTTCCGGGCGCCCACAGCGATCTTGACCCGCGTGTTCAACCGGTCACCGATGCGCTCGGCAAGGTCGTTGAAGTGCGCCTGGTTCTTGGAGGGCTGCGGCGCAGTCTTCGGAGGGGTCTTCGTCGCCAACTGCTGCGCGATCGCTTCGGCAGCGCGCACCGACAGGTCCTCGTTGACGATCTTCTCGGCGAGGTACTCCATCGCCTCGGCGTCCGGGGCAGCAAGGATCGCGCGGGCGTGACCGGCCGACAGCACGCCAGCAGCGACCCGACGCTGCACGGGGGAGGGGAGCCGTAGCAGACGGATGGTGTTGGTGATCTGCGGACGTGAGCGCCCGATGCGCTGGCCGAGCTGTTCCTGCGTGATCCCGAAGTCCGCCAGGAGCTGCTGGTACGCCGAAGCCTCTTCGAGCGGGTTGAGCTGCGCCCGGTGCAGGTTCTCGAGCAGGGCGTCCCGGAGCATCGCGTCGTCAGGCGTCTCCTTGACGATCGCCGGGATGGTCGTGAGCCCGAGCTCCTTGGTCGCCCGGAGGCGCCGCTCACCCATGATCAGCTCGTACTGCGGCTCCGTCCCCACAGCCCCGGGGATCGGGCGGACGACGATGGGCTGCAGTACGCCGATCTCACGGATGGAGTGGACGAGCTCCTGCAACTCTTCTTCGCGGAACTCCTTGCGCGGCTGCTGCCCGTTCGGGATCACGTCCAGCGGGTTGAGGTTCGCGAGTCGGGCTCCCGGAACAGCGACGAGTTCGTCCGCGGTGGGTGCCGACGCCGGCGACCCACCGGTCGGGAAGAACACGTCGACGGGGCGGTCCTGCTGGTCCGTTGCCGTCGGGATGAGCGCGCCGATGCCGCGGCCGAGTCCGGTTCGCTTGGGTGCCATCAGTCTTACGCTCCTCGTGCTGCGATCTCGGCGGCCGCTTCCAAGTAGGAGAGCGACCCGGTGGAGTTCACGTCGTACGCGACGACGCTCTGTCCGTAACTCGGCGCCTCACTCACCCGGACGGATCGGGGGATCATCGCCTTCAAGACCTGATCACCGAAGTG from Curtobacterium sp. MCJR17_020 includes:
- a CDS encoding DUF6049 family protein, whose product is MARFRMHILRTTLAAAASTLVALGLVVAPVSAPHADAATVSSAKTHLADPAAADAGKATISVAPAHRGIVQRDQDLTLSVTVTNDTDTALPAGTAEFDIFRSVSTRDVLADWLADTTTTGYLGAPMDSVDIPEVPAHRSVTIDSVEIVSGNVALGGYSSFGARRIAAEYTAGETFAVARSAITWYPDFEQVPVSVSVAMPVTVPKSTDGILSAAVLAAATSVDGTLTQQLDAAEDHNVAVAVDPRIIASIRILGENAPSAATAWLQRLESLRNETFALSYADADVTGLRQAGSDGILAPISLDQSVKTENFPGAETPAPTPTATPGQTTTPSSTASPSDDATTDAGSDTGESTETLPTTEQLLDFPYSMDSIAWPADGTVTAADLTALQRADKDTTIVSSGNTSAGANATVSASEKIGDDHVLVSDQSMSSLLRDAATAPDRQSWSSAMSELTATLATSARDGGTTGPILLTLGRDWPSDSTRLSQTLDALESTAWVAPADLSTASDATAGSLTLNSASTGADRIAQLKRLVQGEQGLSAFATILDSPNELTAPARLRLLAIASNAWRGDDDGLQAAVDARTAAWAKQTTEVGIVDSSSLTLLGDRSSLPVSIRNSSDYPVTVHLAVQPSNSALRIVRNDIVVEIQPDSSTRATVPVQSVANGKVELTMSLSSPTGVAIAQPATVELNVQAQWETVITAAAAVALIAIFGFGIFRSIRKRIRRRNGELDDEDDDDPNRPLAVQPGAPGASASPAGSVAGPEGPDHRAEAPTAFAVAGSGTAAVAAPGGDRLQDAIARAGAEPGLPSDARTSRVADARDPEEPTISATQPQPDVDAEPVAERSLGRASAMLAAGTMVSRILGFAKTFVLAYAIGQNKSPSANAFAVANQLPNNIYALIAGGLLSAVLIPQIVRAMKNGTDGGQAYVNKIVTLGGSVFIVITIVATALAPLLVRLYTTSSDTRGPAATDLAIAFAFWCLPQILFYAMYSLLGEVLNAKQVFGPFTWAPLLNNVIAIAGLVVFIALYGTSGSALDDWTPAKIALLAGSASFGVFAQAAFLPLFWRRAGLSFRPDFRWRGVGLKSTGTAAGWLFAMILVTQVAGIVQSAVAWKGQGDGPGNAVLGNAWLIFMLPHSIITVSIATAYFTRMSHDAARGDLASVRRNLSLSLRIVGLFTVFASVALVVVAVPFGRLYEGTFESALQVGAVLVAYMPGLVLFSMLFIIQRVFWAMHDHRTPFLMQCIQSVLFVIGALAVSTFPTSVIGIGVAACTTLAGTAQTIVALVLVRRKLGSIEGPVVTRSHVQFVIAALIAGVVGLLVANFFGAFSAAGFAMSDRTGALITIVLTGAVMVLVYFGALVVAKNGEIKNAVGMVKSKLGR
- the trxB gene encoding thioredoxin-disulfide reductase; the encoded protein is MRQLIIIGSGPAGFTAGIYAARAELKPLIVASSVETGGELTKTTEVENFPGFPEGIQGPDLMIKMQEQAEKFGAEVLYDDAVSVDLTGDVKKVTVGSGETYEALAVIYATGSAYRHLGIADEERLSGHGVSWCATCDGFFFRQKNIAVVGGGDSAMEEATFLTRFADKVTVIHRKDTLRASKIMQDRAHNDPKIEFAWNKEVIGIQGDSAVTGVTLKDTVDGTESELALDGLFIAIGNDPRVHLVHGQLELAPEGTIAVEGRTSKAVGVPGVFVAGDVLDHTYRQAITAAGSGAVAALDAEKYLADLEDTLTDAAAGETPVEPVTISA
- the trxA gene encoding thioredoxin codes for the protein MSNAKAVTDATFSDEVLKSDKTILVDFWAEWCGPCRAVSPILDQIAEEHAGKIEIVKLNVDDNPQAAMNYQITSIPAMKVFKGGEVVKTVIGAKPKPALEADLAEFLA
- a CDS encoding PLP-dependent aminotransferase family protein → MTNGNSLDPWYDSYAQRTAGLSASEVRALFAVASRPEVVSLAGGMPFVSALPRELVTGSLDRVMNEHAAMALQYGGGQGLRSLREHIVDVMSLEGIRASAEDVVVTTGSQHALDLVTRLFIDPGDVVLAESPSYVGAIGVFRSYQAETVHVTTDELGLVPEALREAIANLRTQGKRIKFLYTIPNFHNPAGVTMSRERRIEVLDICRSNNILVLEDNPYGLLWFDEPAPQAIRSIDEEGVVYLGSFSKTLAPGFRVGWALAPHAIREKLVLANESAVLAPNSFGQYVVNAYLDAADWKGQVDTFRGIYAERRDAMLSALGEFLPDLSWTKPNGGFFVWLTLPESLDSKGMLPRAVKELVAYTPGTAFYADGRGGGHIRLSFCYPTPEQIRVGVKRLANVVNDELELIETFGPTTRPNTVVRETSSVSAPPPNIS
- a CDS encoding D-alanine--D-alanine ligase, yielding MAELTRRHVVVVAGGISHERDVSLRSGRRVADSLTGYGWQVDLRDADALLLPALAESRPDVVWPALHGASGEDGALRGILEAVDIPFVGSRSTSARLAWDKPTASALVARAGVRTPRSVTLSHDVFRELGAVGVLKAIAGEHPVPLAVKPARGGSAQGVTLVDDVNDLPRAMVTAYTYCDDVVVEQLIRGTEVAVGIIDTGDGPVALSAVEIVPRNGIYGFEARYNAGETTFYTPARLSDEFATAAADAAVAAHAALGLRHLSRVDLIIDGAGTPWFLEANVLPGLTETSLLPQALSASGFDLGWTYAELAEQAIRDHHA
- a CDS encoding ATP-dependent Clp protease proteolytic subunit is translated as MTDSPPPAAFTIEYRRALFDHRVLVLDGALDDDNGTVLMTQLVQLATADPWSDIALWIHSPGGSVPAMLALRDLMRVIPNDVSTLAFGIACSAGQFLLSSGTPGKRRALPHSRILMHQGSAGIGGSAVDVALQADHLRDTRDTVLGLIAADTGQTVDRIFEDSLHDHWYSAQEALDYGFVDVIVDDFSVIRPQQPRSTVTGFGGPAVGEGDR
- a CDS encoding ATP-dependent Clp protease proteolytic subunit, with the translated sequence MSAYTIPNVIARDARGDRVLDVYSHLLTERIIYIATAIDAGVANALIAQLLFLESDNPDSDVQLYVNCDGGDPSAMLAVYDTMRFIRPAVATTCVGQAIGVGAVLLAAGAAGKRSALPHARVVLHQPAAQGQGAIPELILQADEVVRIRAEIEHLLTEHSGQSVERLRADTDHDRVFTARQAQQYGLVDHVITRR
- a CDS encoding helix-turn-helix transcriptional regulator, with protein sequence MRSRNPEPLWRDVVGRELRARRRDRGDTLHDVARRAGVSPQYLSEMERGRKEPSSEMLAAVAGALESSLLDLTAAAAEQLRERARSAGTGGEQLRSSFVLAA
- a CDS encoding ParB/RepB/Spo0J family partition protein, encoding MAPKRTGLGRGIGALIPTATDQQDRPVDVFFPTGGSPASAPTADELVAVPGARLANLNPLDVIPNGQQPRKEFREEELQELVHSIREIGVLQPIVVRPIPGAVGTEPQYELIMGERRLRATKELGLTTIPAIVKETPDDAMLRDALLENLHRAQLNPLEEASAYQQLLADFGITQEQLGQRIGRSRPQITNTIRLLRLPSPVQRRVAAGVLSAGHARAILAAPDAEAMEYLAEKIVNEDLSVRAAEAIAQQLATKTPPKTAPQPSKNQAHFNDLAERIGDRLNTRVKIAVGARKSSVTIDFANGDDLNRILSELGISDVSS